Genomic window (bacterium):
ATTGGCGAGAATACAAGGGGAATGGTATCGGCCTAGCCGTTTGTAAGAAAATCGTTGCGAGACACGGCGGAGAGATTGGTTATAGAGAAAATCCTGATGGAGGATCGATTTTTTGGTTTACACTACAAAAAACATAGATTAAAAGGAGATAGGATGGAAAAACAAGGCGCCAAATTAACTAGAGTCCTTATTTGCGACGACGATCCGGCCGACCGTAAATTGATAAAGCGAATACTTATAAAAATCAGAGATAGAAAATTCAAGATCACTGAAGCCGAAAGAAAATGCGAAATTGAAAAAGCCCTGGCTGAACAAGAATTCGACCTGATATTACTCGATATGGCCATGCCTGAGAAATCAGGTAAGTTATGGCTTTCAGAGATTGTCGATAAGGAAATCGCGCCAGTTATTGTTATCACTGGCCATGGTGAGTTGGAGGATAGCTTCGAAGCTATGCGTCATGGTGCCTACGCTTATATATCGAAAAATTGGCTATGTGATTTTGAATTGGGGCTCTCGACGATAAAAAGAACTGTTCTTTACACACTCGATCAGTGGAAACTGGAGTGCGATCTTGATGAACAACTCAAAAGCTTAAATGGTAAGGCTAATATACTCATTTGCGACGATGATCCAGGCGATATTAGGATCATTAGGTCGTATCTTAATCAACTAAAGAAGCTAGATGTAAATATTGATGAAGCGACTGACTGCGATCAGATCGAGAATTCAATTAATAGCAATAAATACGATGTCATTTTCATGGATCATTCAATGCCCCATAAATCCGGTATCGAGTGGGCCGAGGAGATTCTGAAGAGAAAAGTAGCACCAGTTATAATGATCACATCACACGGTTCTGAGGAATTGGCTGTTGAAGCACTAAAAATCGGAATATCGGACTATATCTCTAAGGATCTGCTTTCAGCAAATAGACTTTACAAGGCGCTTTGCGCCGTTTTATAATTATAG
Coding sequences:
- a CDS encoding response regulator, with the protein product MEKQGAKLTRVLICDDDPADRKLIKRILIKIRDRKFKITEAERKCEIEKALAEQEFDLILLDMAMPEKSGKLWLSEIVDKEIAPVIVITGHGELEDSFEAMRHGAYAYISKNWLCDFELGLSTIKRTVLYTLDQWKLECDLDEQLKSLNGKANILICDDDPGDIRIIRSYLNQLKKLDVNIDEATDCDQIENSINSNKYDVIFMDHSMPHKSGIEWAEEILKRKVAPVIMITSHGSEELAVEALKIGISDYISKDLLSANRLYKALCAVL